The Acidicapsa acidisoli genome window below encodes:
- a CDS encoding serine/threonine-protein kinase, whose product MPTLLTAQDWLRLQEIFDRAVDLPADSRGLYLDEVCADAPDLRLRVVSLLSSFDGDTQVGELIGSAASATLHSSLPAIGGRLGPYKITGVLGQGGMGVVYRAVRDDDEYQKEVAIKVAAVGVFTGDLHQRFLHERQILANLDHPSIARLLDGGTTPEGMPFVVMEFVEGKPIDEYCSVAKLDRRARIELIIQVARAVDYAHRHLVVHRDLKPDNIHVTQGGEPKLLDFGIAKALDPETSGLYGVKTVDAMRLMTPDYASPEQVRGEAITTATDVYQLGVLLYLLLTGKRPFEAAICNMGELERAICETLPAKPNLDADLDRVLLQALEKEPSRRYSSAESLAEDLERYLGGFPVRARAGTFAYRSRKFVGRHKIAVAAASVVLLLILGFSVGIALLAQRLDRERMQMETQLHRSERVSQLLEDVFGGADPNTAQGRNPTARELLDHGTEEVGKTLDSEPEVQASLYSTLGHIYDNLGVIDRALDLMQRSLALRRKQYGENSLETAKGLNDVADLLNDKGEFKQAETMAREALIIRESLLGKSSIEVAETMNYLGIAVTGQGKNAEAEELYREAAAIAEPLVDQHNAELETMPLHNLSIMLMERGDYPAAEASARHLVALARKNMGEISPDTAMYLSVLGTILQSSGHYEEARKLFSEALDVEHRTLDPRNMTIGNTEIELGNELRDEGHFSDAEHLYLDAVQIESVALGPQSPPVAHAKYELARLYQMQGDLTKAEPLLRDSLAIDLLRGGLNTPGAISTECAIVEVLVRRGKLTDSRAVLNSAQQAAAKTDDGKGLDTVRVDQAASQWFVAHKEFTEAEARLRQALAIQQARLPAGHPQLAKTLDLLGEVLLLENHRSDAAIFLQKSVAIRIQTSPRDSPSLRNSEELLARATHTS is encoded by the coding sequence ATGCCGACCCTTCTAACCGCTCAAGACTGGTTGCGTTTGCAGGAAATCTTCGACCGCGCTGTCGACCTGCCCGCGGACTCCCGCGGCCTGTATCTCGACGAAGTCTGCGCCGATGCTCCCGATCTGCGCCTGCGCGTGGTTTCGCTGCTTTCCTCCTTTGATGGCGACACCCAGGTCGGAGAACTCATCGGTTCAGCGGCTTCGGCGACCCTGCACTCCTCGCTACCGGCAATCGGCGGACGCCTGGGTCCCTACAAAATAACCGGCGTCCTTGGCCAGGGTGGCATGGGTGTTGTCTACCGCGCCGTTCGTGACGACGATGAATACCAGAAAGAAGTCGCAATCAAGGTAGCCGCCGTAGGCGTTTTCACCGGCGACCTGCACCAGCGATTTCTGCACGAACGGCAGATACTCGCCAATCTCGACCATCCCAGCATCGCGCGCCTTCTCGATGGCGGCACGACGCCGGAAGGCATGCCGTTCGTCGTCATGGAGTTCGTCGAAGGGAAGCCCATCGACGAGTACTGCTCCGTGGCAAAGCTCGACCGGCGTGCCAGAATCGAACTGATCATCCAGGTCGCCCGCGCCGTCGATTATGCTCATCGGCACCTGGTAGTCCATCGCGATCTAAAACCCGATAATATTCACGTCACCCAAGGCGGCGAACCCAAACTGCTCGACTTCGGCATTGCCAAGGCACTCGATCCCGAGACCTCAGGCCTGTACGGAGTCAAGACTGTCGACGCCATGCGTCTGATGACGCCTGATTACGCCAGCCCCGAACAGGTACGTGGTGAGGCCATCACAACCGCTACCGATGTCTACCAGCTCGGCGTTCTGCTCTACCTTCTGTTGACCGGAAAGCGTCCCTTTGAAGCCGCCATCTGCAACATGGGGGAGCTCGAACGAGCCATCTGCGAAACCCTGCCCGCCAAACCAAACCTCGACGCCGACCTTGATCGAGTCCTATTGCAGGCTCTGGAAAAGGAGCCCTCCAGACGCTACTCATCGGCAGAATCGCTCGCCGAAGACCTGGAGCGATACCTGGGTGGCTTCCCCGTCCGCGCCCGCGCCGGTACCTTTGCCTATCGCAGCCGAAAATTCGTCGGCCGCCACAAGATTGCTGTCGCAGCAGCCAGCGTTGTCCTCCTTCTCATATTGGGATTCAGCGTCGGCATCGCCCTACTCGCCCAGCGCCTCGACCGGGAACGCATGCAGATGGAAACCCAACTCCATCGCTCCGAACGAGTCTCGCAATTGCTTGAGGACGTCTTTGGCGGAGCCGACCCCAACACGGCTCAAGGGCGGAACCCAACTGCGCGCGAACTTCTCGATCACGGCACCGAGGAAGTCGGCAAGACTCTCGACTCAGAGCCTGAGGTGCAAGCCAGCCTCTACTCCACCCTCGGCCATATCTACGACAATCTCGGTGTCATCGACCGCGCCCTCGATCTCATGCAGCGCTCGCTCGCGCTTCGAAGGAAGCAGTACGGGGAAAATTCCCTGGAAACCGCCAAGGGGCTCAATGACGTAGCCGATCTGCTCAACGATAAGGGAGAGTTCAAGCAAGCAGAGACGATGGCCCGGGAAGCTTTGATCATTCGCGAATCTCTCCTCGGCAAATCCAGCATCGAGGTAGCCGAGACGATGAACTATCTCGGTATAGCCGTCACCGGTCAAGGAAAAAATGCGGAGGCCGAGGAGTTGTACCGAGAGGCGGCTGCAATTGCGGAGCCGTTAGTCGATCAGCACAACGCGGAGTTGGAGACCATGCCGCTTCACAACCTCAGCATCATGCTCATGGAGCGAGGCGACTACCCAGCCGCCGAAGCCTCAGCCCGGCATTTGGTCGCCCTTGCCCGTAAAAACATGGGTGAAATCTCTCCAGACACCGCCATGTACCTGAGCGTGCTCGGGACGATCCTTCAGTCTTCGGGGCATTACGAGGAAGCCCGAAAACTCTTCAGTGAAGCGCTCGACGTAGAACACAGGACGCTCGATCCCAGGAATATGACCATCGGGAATACAGAAATAGAGCTCGGCAATGAGTTGCGCGACGAGGGGCACTTCAGCGATGCGGAGCACCTTTATCTCGACGCCGTACAAATCGAGAGCGTCGCACTTGGCCCGCAAAGCCCCCCAGTCGCCCACGCCAAATATGAATTGGCCCGCCTCTACCAGATGCAAGGCGACCTGACCAAGGCAGAGCCTCTCCTGCGCGACTCCCTGGCCATCGATCTTCTTCGTGGCGGCCTCAATACCCCAGGAGCCATCAGCACTGAATGCGCCATCGTGGAGGTTTTGGTCAGGCGCGGCAAACTGACGGACTCTCGGGCAGTCCTCAACTCCGCACAGCAAGCGGCGGCGAAAACTGACGACGGAAAGGGCTTGGACACTGTCCGAGTCGACCAGGCGGCGAGCCAGTGGTTCGTAGCGCACAAAGAGTTCACGGAAGCCGAAGCTCGCTTGCGCCAGGCATTAGCGATCCAGCAGGCCAGGCTTCCCGCTGGCCATCCACAGCTCGCAAAAACCCTCGACCTGCTCGGTGAAGTCTTGCTTCTGGAAAACCATCGTAGTGATGCCGCAATCTTCCTGCAGAAATCCGTTGCGATTCGCATCCAGACATCGCCTCGCGACTCACCCAGCCTGCGTAACTCCGAGGAGTTGCTTGCGCGAGCCACTCACACTTCCTGA
- a CDS encoding response regulator transcription factor, with protein sequence MRILVMEDEPRMLELLRRGLQEHDCTVMTAMDGETGLEIASACEFDAILLDVGLPKRDGFEVVRVLRERACGTRVLMLTARDAEDDIIRGLNLGADDYLTKPFSFAELVARLQSITRPHRDDRNGRIEVGGLIIDPLRRTVARDNDCIDLSRSEFSLLISLARFAGICVPRKSLMESVWGSDAEVGTGALDVLVNALRGKIDAPYKRKLIRTVRGAGYLLNCQSRGMEGAQS encoded by the coding sequence ATGCGGATACTCGTTATGGAAGATGAGCCACGCATGCTGGAGTTGTTGCGCCGGGGCCTCCAGGAGCACGATTGCACTGTAATGACGGCGATGGACGGCGAGACTGGCCTGGAGATCGCTTCGGCTTGTGAGTTCGACGCAATTTTGCTGGACGTCGGCCTGCCGAAGCGCGACGGCTTTGAGGTTGTGCGAGTGCTGCGGGAACGCGCCTGCGGGACCCGTGTTTTGATGCTTACTGCTCGCGATGCCGAAGACGATATCATTCGCGGCTTGAATCTTGGCGCTGACGATTACTTAACCAAACCGTTTTCCTTCGCAGAGTTGGTGGCGCGGCTTCAATCGATTACAAGGCCTCACCGAGATGATCGCAATGGCCGAATTGAAGTCGGCGGTTTAATAATCGATCCTCTGCGACGGACCGTGGCGCGCGACAACGACTGTATAGATCTTTCGCGATCCGAGTTCAGCCTGTTGATATCGCTGGCCAGGTTTGCGGGAATATGTGTTCCCCGCAAGAGCCTGATGGAAAGCGTGTGGGGCTCCGATGCTGAGGTCGGGACCGGCGCTTTGGATGTGCTCGTGAATGCGCTCCGCGGCAAAATCGATGCTCCCTACAAGCGCAAGCTGATCCGAACCGTGCGCGGTGCGGGCTACCTTCTTAATTGCCAGTCGCGAGGCATGGAGGGTGCCCAGTCATGA
- a CDS encoding sensor histidine kinase produces MKPLPIRLKLSLWYFAMFATAACLLSIASWWMLRSTVDATEYHELKERVEDVQLLLAHEDPTRGMDELRQEFAAIYSIKDDGKWLQVMDQDGNWIFRSKRMLAQNPGLPLPDRLPGRGLIEEFHQGSHLVRVLSYPIEIRGRKYSVQTGLALNRSIVLLTKFGTDLFLLTPAMIILAAVGGHWMSRKALQPVALLAAEARRINDRNLYTRLPVPSANDEISDLSRTLNQMLERIDTAFASVRAFTGNASHELRTPISLLRAEIEVALLRPRGEQEYHATLLRLLEETIRMTHLVENLLALARADGGAETVVMVPISVDALFMRIEETWRTIMQFGMIDFRIEIEGSELAVLGDPSGVSRLLSILLENASKYTAPGGSVTLSATSKANAITLSVRDTGIGISCSDLPKIFDRFYRGTEAGNFGSRGSGLGLALGKWIAERHGTQLNVETEPGRGSRFFFSLMACPMPCTNEIASVAQR; encoded by the coding sequence ATGAAGCCTCTCCCGATACGGCTGAAGCTTTCGCTATGGTATTTTGCGATGTTTGCGACTGCTGCGTGCTTGTTAAGTATCGCTAGCTGGTGGATGTTACGAAGCACCGTTGACGCTACGGAATACCATGAGTTGAAGGAGCGAGTGGAGGATGTGCAACTGCTTCTTGCGCACGAAGATCCGACTCGCGGCATGGACGAACTGCGGCAGGAATTTGCAGCCATTTACTCGATCAAAGACGACGGCAAATGGCTGCAGGTGATGGATCAGGATGGCAACTGGATCTTTCGCTCAAAGCGCATGCTTGCCCAGAATCCGGGGCTGCCACTCCCTGATCGCCTCCCCGGCCGAGGACTAATTGAGGAGTTCCATCAGGGCTCTCATCTTGTACGGGTGCTTAGCTATCCCATCGAGATTCGCGGAAGAAAATACTCTGTGCAGACGGGTCTTGCTCTTAACAGGTCCATCGTCTTGTTGACGAAATTCGGCACGGACTTATTTCTATTGACGCCAGCGATGATTATTCTGGCTGCTGTTGGAGGCCACTGGATGAGCAGAAAGGCGTTACAGCCGGTGGCTTTGCTGGCAGCAGAGGCTCGCCGCATAAATGATCGCAATCTCTATACGCGCCTGCCTGTGCCGAGCGCAAACGACGAGATTTCGGACCTATCTCGGACGCTTAACCAGATGCTTGAACGCATCGATACGGCCTTCGCCAGCGTGCGCGCATTTACCGGTAATGCTTCCCACGAGTTGCGCACGCCTATCAGCCTGTTGCGCGCAGAGATCGAAGTTGCGCTGCTGCGGCCAAGGGGCGAGCAAGAATATCACGCAACGCTATTGCGTCTGCTCGAAGAGACGATTCGAATGACTCACCTGGTCGAAAACCTGTTGGCTCTGGCTCGCGCCGATGGCGGAGCTGAGACTGTAGTCATGGTACCCATCTCGGTAGATGCTCTTTTTATGAGGATCGAGGAGACGTGGAGGACAATCATGCAGTTCGGAATGATCGATTTTCGTATTGAGATCGAGGGCAGCGAACTGGCCGTCTTAGGGGATCCGTCCGGAGTTTCAAGGCTCTTGTCCATCCTGCTGGAAAATGCCAGCAAATACACGGCTCCCGGTGGGTCCGTCACATTGAGCGCGACATCCAAGGCGAACGCGATTACACTCTCCGTCCGTGACACCGGTATTGGCATCTCTTGCAGCGATCTACCGAAGATATTCGATCGCTTTTATCGCGGAACCGAAGCAGGTAATTTCGGCTCGCGTGGCTCTGGGTTAGGTTTGGCATTAGGCAAATGGATTGCCGAACGTCACGGAACGCAATTGAATGTAGAGACCGAGCCTGGTCGCGGAAGCCGCTTTTTCTTTTCGCTCATGGCATGCCCGATGCCTTGCACCAATGAGATTGCTAGTGTAGCGCAGCGTTGA
- a CDS encoding TonB-dependent receptor — protein MPRISLISSLIAIVMASICYGQTGKGVITGHVQDSQAAALPGAKIEFVPQVRPIVSDPQGDFTLTDVAPGTYSFTISYIGFTGYSGSVTIAAGQTAHADATLKVASRSDEVIVTDERPFGEAEAINETRAAENILQVLPAEVITSLPNANIADALARMPSVTIERDEGEGKYVQIRGTEPRLSNTMVDGVTIPSPETGVRQIKLDTIASDLVESVEINKTLQANIDADGIGGSVNLVTKTASDSPTLILYGLAGHTPIIGGRTVEQAGGTMGRRFLADKKLGVLVGGTYDYNGRGINDIEPVPTSSSLTPHYDSVDFRDYIYNRTRWGATGSADYKFHEGSNISARFLFSTFRNWGNKWVFTLTDASKFDPTNPQGSSDPVYSQDWRRPNMAIGSLSLQGNQIFNANTIHWNASVSRSRSLSGSGGANYVWLGANNDGTAYNCANDESAAKSVYRPGWSASCFGAGTANAFDKNNYGLVEYDPPTFGQSVQLNLQASGSYSRLYHVGHHFGTFEFGAKVRNGHKFDDTYNEAYLAPDSTGFSTPVSAHPEWNSDFNDPDYYSGTYGKYPAVTDYAKIKVFALTTGGFILNGGPGVNSNNYDLVERVTAGYLMNTFELASRFRLVAGLRFEATHLNTLSFDNTTGALTFKAGGDYLNALPSASLRFAIDKDSDLRLVYGRGLARPDPQDVTAAIGQIVKSQTPESVSVGNPNLKAEFANNYDVLYERFLSPLGLIQAGYFYKDLSNPIVTQQTLTSSSVYNPGILTLVDQPLNAGSAHVQGVEFGFQQRLSYFPGLLGGAGISANYSYTNSKAMHVDPLRTDSPALLRQAPNSWSISPTYDTRKFSMRVGMTYQDKMIYAYQYENLSYATDANGNPIIVNGVQQTVPNPQVGNTAGPAGDNYLYAHFQFDTQASYSLPLGFQVYAYGLNLNNEVFGFYNGSPQYVVQREYYHPTYAGGIRWTLPHER, from the coding sequence ATGCCGCGTATTTCTCTCATAAGCTCTCTAATTGCGATAGTCATGGCAAGCATCTGTTACGGCCAAACCGGTAAGGGCGTCATTACCGGTCATGTCCAGGACAGTCAGGCAGCGGCTCTGCCCGGCGCCAAGATAGAATTTGTGCCTCAGGTTCGCCCCATCGTCTCAGATCCACAAGGCGATTTCACCCTGACCGATGTAGCTCCTGGCACTTATAGTTTCACGATTTCCTATATTGGTTTTACCGGGTACTCCGGCAGCGTGACGATTGCCGCAGGCCAGACTGCGCATGCCGATGCAACACTCAAGGTGGCATCTCGCAGCGATGAGGTGATCGTCACAGACGAGCGCCCCTTCGGCGAAGCTGAGGCCATTAACGAGACACGCGCGGCAGAAAATATCCTCCAGGTGCTCCCGGCTGAAGTGATTACTTCCCTGCCCAACGCCAATATTGCGGATGCGCTGGCCCGGATGCCCTCCGTCACTATCGAACGCGACGAAGGCGAGGGTAAATACGTGCAGATTCGCGGCACAGAACCTCGTTTGAGCAACACGATGGTCGATGGAGTCACAATCCCCTCGCCAGAAACCGGCGTCCGCCAGATCAAGCTCGACACAATCGCCTCCGACCTGGTTGAATCCGTCGAAATCAACAAGACTCTCCAGGCCAATATCGACGCGGATGGCATCGGCGGTTCGGTTAATCTGGTCACCAAGACTGCCAGCGACTCTCCAACGCTGATTTTGTATGGATTGGCGGGACACACACCCATCATCGGCGGACGCACTGTCGAACAGGCTGGAGGCACGATGGGACGTCGCTTTCTTGCAGACAAGAAACTAGGCGTCCTCGTGGGCGGCACGTATGACTACAACGGCCGCGGCATCAATGACATCGAGCCGGTGCCAACCTCCAGCAGCCTGACGCCCCATTACGACAGCGTGGACTTCCGCGACTACATCTATAACCGCACCCGCTGGGGAGCAACCGGAAGCGCCGACTACAAATTTCATGAAGGTTCCAACATCTCTGCCCGCTTCCTCTTTTCCACCTTCCGCAACTGGGGCAACAAATGGGTCTTTACGCTGACCGATGCGAGCAAATTCGATCCCACCAATCCTCAAGGTAGTTCCGATCCCGTCTACAGCCAGGATTGGCGGCGCCCCAATATGGCCATTGGCAGCCTGTCCCTGCAAGGAAACCAAATTTTTAACGCAAACACGATCCATTGGAATGCCTCAGTTTCCCGCTCTCGCTCTCTGAGTGGCAGCGGCGGCGCAAACTACGTCTGGTTGGGTGCCAACAACGACGGCACTGCCTACAACTGCGCCAACGATGAATCTGCCGCCAAGAGCGTGTACCGGCCCGGATGGAGCGCCAGTTGCTTCGGCGCCGGTACCGCAAACGCCTTCGACAAGAACAACTACGGACTGGTCGAGTATGATCCACCGACATTTGGCCAGAGCGTGCAGTTGAATCTGCAGGCTTCGGGCTCTTATTCGCGCCTCTACCACGTTGGTCATCACTTCGGCACCTTCGAATTCGGAGCCAAAGTCCGCAACGGTCACAAATTCGATGACACGTACAACGAGGCCTACCTTGCTCCTGACTCTACCGGCTTTTCCACTCCCGTCTCGGCACATCCGGAGTGGAACAGCGATTTTAATGATCCCGATTACTACAGCGGCACTTACGGCAAGTATCCCGCCGTCACTGACTACGCCAAGATCAAGGTCTTCGCGCTAACGACGGGGGGCTTTATCCTCAATGGCGGCCCTGGCGTCAACAGCAATAACTACGACCTAGTGGAGCGTGTGACAGCCGGCTACTTAATGAACACCTTCGAGCTTGCCAGCCGTTTCCGGCTTGTGGCCGGTCTTCGCTTTGAAGCCACGCATCTCAACACCCTGAGCTTTGACAACACAACCGGCGCATTAACCTTCAAGGCAGGTGGAGACTATCTGAATGCGTTGCCAAGCGCGTCGCTTCGATTTGCCATCGACAAGGACTCTGATCTTCGGCTCGTCTACGGCAGGGGCCTCGCGCGTCCCGACCCTCAGGACGTAACCGCGGCCATAGGCCAGATCGTGAAATCGCAGACTCCGGAGAGCGTTAGCGTAGGAAACCCGAATTTGAAGGCCGAATTCGCCAATAACTACGATGTTCTCTATGAGCGCTTTCTCAGTCCCCTAGGCCTCATCCAGGCCGGATACTTCTACAAGGACCTTTCCAATCCCATCGTAACGCAGCAGACGCTGACCAGTTCCTCTGTCTATAACCCGGGCATCCTGACCTTGGTGGATCAGCCTCTCAACGCCGGCAGTGCACACGTACAGGGCGTCGAGTTTGGATTTCAGCAGCGGCTTTCCTACTTCCCGGGACTTCTGGGCGGGGCTGGCATCTCCGCAAACTACAGCTACACCAATTCCAAGGCCATGCACGTCGACCCGCTTCGGACCGACAGCCCAGCCTTGCTCCGCCAAGCGCCCAACAGTTGGAGCATCAGCCCAACCTATGACACCCGCAAGTTCTCAATGCGTGTCGGCATGACCTACCAGGACAAAATGATCTATGCATATCAGTACGAAAACCTGTCCTATGCAACCGACGCAAATGGAAATCCGATCATCGTAAACGGCGTGCAGCAGACCGTTCCCAATCCGCAGGTGGGCAACACAGCCGGCCCTGCTGGCGACAACTATCTTTACGCCCACTTCCAGTTCGACACCCAGGCAAGTTACAGCCTTCCCCTCGGATTTCAGGTCTACGCTTACGGCCTCAACCTGAATAATGAGGTCTTCGGCTTCTACAACGGAAGCCCTCAATATGTCGTGCAGCGCGAGTATTACCACCCCACGTATGCGGGCGGCATCCGCTGGACACTTCCTCACGAGAGATAA
- a CDS encoding ECF-type sigma factor: protein MAEPTAHVTRLLHALRSGDSHAMDELMPLVYDQLHSLASRYMRQENAGHTLSSTALVHEAYLKLLSSEVSWQDRIHFMAIAAMTMRRILVDHARTSRRVKRGSGAERVALEDVALFEEPMSLDILALDDALVRLTQQDARKGKLIELTYFGGLNCEEAAAALEVSTATINRDLKLAKAWLRHALNNVAFS from the coding sequence ATGGCAGAACCGACTGCACACGTAACTCGTCTTCTCCACGCCTTGCGCTCCGGTGACTCCCACGCGATGGACGAACTGATGCCTCTCGTTTACGATCAGCTCCATTCCCTCGCATCGCGTTACATGCGCCAGGAAAACGCCGGGCACACGCTCAGTTCTACCGCACTCGTGCACGAAGCCTACCTCAAGCTGCTCTCGTCCGAGGTCTCATGGCAGGATCGCATCCACTTCATGGCTATCGCCGCCATGACCATGCGCCGCATTCTCGTCGATCATGCCCGCACCAGCCGCAGAGTCAAACGAGGCAGCGGCGCAGAACGTGTGGCCCTTGAGGATGTGGCGCTTTTCGAAGAACCGATGAGCCTGGACATCCTCGCCCTAGACGATGCGCTCGTCCGGCTGACGCAACAGGACGCCCGCAAAGGAAAGCTCATTGAGTTGACCTACTTCGGCGGCTTGAACTGCGAGGAAGCGGCAGCCGCGCTCGAAGTATCAACAGCAACCATCAATCGCGATCTCAAACTCGCCAAGGCATGGCTTCGTCACGCGTTGAACAACGTTGCATTTAGTTGA
- a CDS encoding metallophosphoesterase, with product MTRTAQTSGSKTQTHSIFPTRLHSVPGARTRCSLYASITAMLFLFTIAGNAHAQETSPANATSTDATFTFTADVHVSFDGYDDHQGILDDVQNQHGNPLDIFLIGNETMKSSGSPASHQDACVGSGFSMEKDLCNQIQLVRKLNRLPTNEWSAASFQQNNHTTYLSSAGKTIGTPLGLIIAGDLTDCGGGSDNVIVHDGTWHSENCDIDYTNGIPGKELEIFQQLFDRDIIKKYNPLALYPVIQGLENPDEDAPLKYWIYPGLGNHDLGYDKSGDMMNYVRQWNSGQPTSDWHHVLNSDPISGSYSWDWGRLHVVNVGVFAGSSNTSKATDANYAYDQGAMDWLSKDLATYASDGRPVILAQHFGFDPYSWSSSWYLDSAALQGAQNIWAVLANYNVIGIFHGHHHEQQFYTFAPGQDYVNGNLTPAIRLPYDIFEPGPGFGQDFAAIHVTDKFMDVQATKWNDDFDNTQSTVNFGLFFNKRLVQAPTGGLPQAIEKGDAIAASVASGPTTFLIGAGNITGNYTVRAVSGNGPTSVASTGSFFPVIPTFLVPYSFEGQSFVLVSNGNEIVDYLVTNTGALTKLWQDALDLHGMAVVYGENKEPHLVADEAAAVPGNARFHFFALSPSKMSDEGSILISVPSFSFTQMVTFPTSSGSFDLIRYAATGEAEILTGSVSSDGTPTLWFGSVEHWVADSQHQSPLLSHPGVLIQPVVLPDQTTAILVKSPYCLNFDVSGACDSVNTFDSPFTVRTLTKDGTGTEISWRGALFPPTMTANAVSFVPVAADGANTVGIYTSDGLLLKLDMRD from the coding sequence ATGACCCGCACAGCGCAAACATCCGGCTCGAAAACACAGACTCATTCTATTTTCCCCACGCGCCTTCACTCAGTCCCCGGCGCACGAACCCGTTGCAGTCTATACGCATCCATCACCGCAATGCTCTTCCTCTTCACCATCGCAGGCAACGCCCACGCACAGGAGACCTCTCCGGCCAATGCAACCTCCACCGACGCCACATTTACCTTTACCGCCGACGTCCATGTCTCCTTCGATGGCTACGACGATCACCAGGGTATCTTGGACGATGTCCAGAATCAGCACGGCAATCCGCTCGATATTTTCCTGATCGGAAACGAAACGATGAAGTCCTCGGGTTCTCCCGCATCGCATCAGGATGCTTGCGTCGGTAGTGGTTTCAGTATGGAAAAAGATCTGTGCAATCAAATTCAACTGGTCCGCAAGCTAAATCGCCTTCCCACCAACGAGTGGAGCGCCGCCTCTTTCCAGCAAAACAATCACACGACCTATCTGAGCAGCGCCGGCAAGACCATTGGCACTCCGCTCGGTCTCATCATCGCCGGCGACCTCACCGACTGCGGAGGAGGCTCGGACAATGTCATAGTCCACGACGGGACATGGCATAGCGAGAACTGCGACATCGACTACACGAACGGCATTCCCGGCAAAGAATTGGAAATCTTCCAGCAGTTGTTCGATAGAGACATCATCAAGAAGTACAATCCACTCGCACTCTACCCGGTGATCCAAGGCCTCGAGAATCCGGACGAAGATGCGCCGCTCAAGTATTGGATCTATCCCGGCCTCGGCAATCACGACCTCGGTTACGATAAGTCCGGCGATATGATGAACTATGTGCGTCAGTGGAACAGCGGCCAGCCCACTTCCGACTGGCATCATGTTCTGAACAGCGATCCAATCAGCGGTTCGTATTCGTGGGATTGGGGAAGACTGCACGTCGTCAATGTTGGAGTCTTTGCGGGATCTTCCAACACCAGCAAGGCCACCGATGCCAACTACGCCTATGACCAGGGCGCAATGGACTGGCTAAGCAAGGATCTCGCCACGTATGCGAGCGATGGCCGCCCAGTAATTCTGGCGCAGCATTTCGGATTCGACCCGTATTCCTGGTCGAGCAGTTGGTATCTTGACAGCGCCGCCCTCCAGGGCGCGCAAAACATCTGGGCGGTGCTGGCGAACTACAACGTAATCGGCATCTTCCACGGCCATCATCACGAGCAACAGTTCTACACCTTTGCCCCAGGTCAAGACTACGTCAATGGCAACCTGACTCCCGCCATCCGCCTGCCGTATGACATCTTTGAACCGGGCCCCGGCTTCGGCCAGGACTTCGCAGCTATTCATGTCACGGACAAGTTCATGGATGTACAAGCAACCAAGTGGAATGACGATTTCGATAACACCCAGTCCACTGTCAACTTCGGGCTCTTCTTCAACAAGCGCCTCGTTCAGGCCCCCACAGGCGGCCTTCCACAGGCGATCGAGAAGGGCGATGCCATCGCCGCCTCGGTTGCATCCGGACCGACGACCTTCCTTATCGGCGCAGGCAACATCACCGGGAACTATACTGTTCGCGCCGTATCGGGCAACGGACCGACATCCGTGGCATCCACCGGCAGCTTCTTTCCCGTGATTCCAACCTTCCTCGTCCCCTACTCCTTCGAGGGACAAAGCTTTGTGCTGGTTTCGAATGGCAATGAAATTGTCGACTATCTGGTTACCAACACGGGTGCGCTCACGAAGCTATGGCAGGACGCACTTGATCTTCATGGGATGGCCGTCGTATACGGCGAGAACAAAGAGCCACATCTCGTAGCCGATGAGGCCGCCGCTGTGCCCGGTAACGCCCGCTTCCACTTCTTCGCGCTCTCGCCCAGCAAGATGTCCGATGAGGGATCGATCCTGATCAGCGTTCCGTCCTTCTCATTCACTCAAATGGTTACGTTCCCAACCTCGTCCGGCAGCTTTGACCTGATCCGGTATGCAGCTACTGGCGAGGCGGAAATTCTCACCGGCTCGGTCAGTTCCGATGGCACACCTACCCTCTGGTTTGGAAGCGTCGAGCATTGGGTGGCGGACTCCCAACATCAGAGCCCTCTGTTGTCTCATCCCGGCGTATTGATTCAGCCCGTAGTCCTGCCCGACCAGACAACAGCGATCCTCGTCAAGTCACCCTACTGCCTGAACTTCGACGTAAGCGGGGCGTGTGATTCCGTCAACACCTTTGACAGCCCGTTCACCGTCCGCACCCTCACAAAGGACGGAACTGGAACAGAAATCTCCTGGCGCGGCGCGCTGTTTCCCCCAACCATGACCGCCAACGCAGTCTCCTTTGTTCCGGTTGCTGCCGACGGCGCTAACACAGTCGGTATCTACACCTCCGACGGACTGCTCCTGAAGCTAGACATGCGCGACTAA